CTAATAAGTCCTGGAATTTGACACCATTGACATAAAATATAACGGTATCTTCGGCATGGAAGAAGGCTGCAACTTGTCGGCTGCAGTAATTCGCCAccaaaagtttttaaaatattcccCAGTaattctttttgttattttgtttaatttcttttggtaAAGTGTTTTATACCAAACTAACAATTAGCTTCTTTATAAAAACATACCATTAGTATCTTACTTTACCATAGGATTAGTACTACTCTTGAACAATTATGAAACATTAAGTTGCTtttaatcaaatatttttaTAACAAATCAACTGTTTAGTTTCTTTGATTACTATAATTTTATAATAGCAACTAAGACAACACTGTACATGTTATGTAGGAAATCAAAGACAAacaaaacaggaaaaaaaaaaaagaaagaaaaattcaacTATCAtttaaattgaagaagttttaaCCATGGTTATGAATGCCCCACATTGATAATAAATAATGGTATAGAGACTAATTTTcgcattttttttatattttgtctttgttttttAAGAATTTCTTATTTCTGATTATTATCTACCAAACTTTCATTTTACATTTAGTATACTTTATTTGCtatagagatttttttttttttttttttttttactgtggCAGCTAGTCAAACATTGAGAGCACATAACTACCCTCAACAAATTCTCACCCCTACCCGCAGCCAAGCCGGAGATGCTTTCGTGAATCTATATCAAATGAGCAGATCATTTCTCCTCTACCTATTTGCACATAAAGAATTGAAGGGCACCTACTTATAATCTTGGGGTCTAGTTCAGGATCTACTatgaagaacaaaagaaatgcAATAGGGGATTCCATGGTGCCTTAGGCCTGTTAGGCTATGAAAATGTGATGTCATATTCTTCGCAATCTAGCCGGAGGACCCTGACGGGGATAGGAGAAGCTTTCTCTCCAGATTAGCGCACGAAAATAAACATTTGGAGATAACAAATGTTAATGTGATAAGAAGGAAAGACTAAGAGAAATTGAACAGGGAAAATACTTAGCCCGTTAGGTCCATTAGTTTCAGAGATAATCAAAGAACCTTTTCCGAACTAAAAATTACACAAATTACCCAAATCATCAATGCCATAAGCGTCCCTTACAAGcaaaattatatatatgttaATGTGCATACTGTGGGGCAAGCCAGTATAGTTGTCAGGTATATGCCAAAGTAACACCTTACAACAAGAAAGGAAACACAAAAAATGGAGGTTTGAAACCGTGGGAAACATTGGCAATGAGGACATCTTTTTCCATTGAGTAGGAAAgatgatgttttttttttttgggcggGGGGGCGGCGCGGGGAACTTAAAACCCATCATCAGAGCCATAAGGTAAATATGGGATGCCAGCAGCTTCATGACCTGTTGAAATGAAGGGTGCTGTCAAGAATGCCAGCTAGAGTCAACCAACTTCACGCCTGGGGTTGAAAACGGGCTATAGTAAATGGATCTCTATTACTTTTGGCTGGGTAATGCACTCAGCTTTCCACTCGAATTGCAGCATTTCCAATCGCTATATAACTTCGTATTAAGAAAATATGGCTGATAAAGCTGTACGCAACAAGAAGTTTACTTTCAGCATTTTCATTTTAGAGTTCAGCAGGCCATCCTCATTTCTCTCAAAAAGAATTGATCTTGATCATTTCCGACTGAGACACAGCAGGGTTGATCCATATTTCAAGAATTCTTTCAACTTTGAACCAGGAAACTTGCTTGCACTTCTGTAGCCAATGCTTTTGATTTTTGCCATACACAGAGCAAGAAAGCGCCAGAGACTTGCCCAGTGGAAAGCACCTAGCATATAGATATCAAAAATATCATCAAATAGGCAACTTTAGTAAGAAACTTGGGTCCTACTTCTACCTCAATGCAGATAAGGGGTAAAACTGATGGTGAATTGCTGATACTCAAAGCATGAAAAATATGAACCCAAAAGATGCAGACATTCAACCGAATGGCTACAATCTGAATGActaaaaatatgcaaaacagCAAAATTCAATTGTACACCAGACTCAAGACTTCAAGACAATATCTGAACGAGTTACCTATAACACACCAAAATAAACTATTCCACCAGAGAACATAATAGCTTTGTATGGTGCAGCTAGAGCTAAAACAACTGACCCAGCCCTTTCATGGCTTTATCCATTCTACAAGTAACACCCCAATTAGGCAGGCAGGGGAAGCAGCACAACTAGAATGTCATTACCCTGAGTTTTACACTATTATGCTTTTGCCATTAATAATATCTGGTGCAGCTAAAACGAAAATAATTGCTAACCCCATTTACAAATCATGATATTTCctttattgttttaaaattctctATCTAGAAAAACAGCAACAGTTTCTCCAGTGGGAGCTATATATGCCAGACTTTTGAGGCACATTTTTGGTTACCAGAGTATTTTAAGAATGGATCTGGTTGGAACCACAATTTCCCACCTGGGGTGCATTTCCAgaggggagaaaaaaaaattggcacgGAAAAACTCTATCATTTAATGCTTCATATAATCACCGAAATAATGTGCTAATTTGCAAGCTTGAtgtcatgtgaaaggcttgcaAGGACTCTCACAACTTTCTTAGAATCCTTTTTCTTTATCTGACCAATAAGGCAATCCTCATATCCGGATAAACAAACATAAGCAGCGACTGAAGTAATGCTGAGTTGGTCAATGACAAAAAAGTTGGTTCAGTTTTTTACTCTTATCGTCTTGCATAGATGGCAGATGTATATGTCTACATATGCACATGGGTCCATATTCACAGACTTTGTGATACAAGAATGAATGCAGATGGGTGCGAATGGGCTATAGTGAGTTTTGACAGTAAAGCTATGCAAATCCATTTCTCCATCTAAAAGAATAATGGACCAAGCACGTACTATATTAAAAGTATATATCTGCCTATATATACAGAGAAAGTCCTAATAGACCAATATTGAATGCCAACAAACATTTAGTTCAACAATTTTAAGAGGTAAAAGTACCATCTATCTAGATCAAGCAGCGAGGCCTTGTTCTCTAGCTTTCTTCAGCCACTTAAGAGTACTTTCCAGAGTTGAATAAGCTGCAACATCAGTCATACTCTTACTCTCCACTGCATAATCAAAAACTTCATAAGCTTCCGCAACTCTACCTTTCCTACAAAGCGCCCTCACAAATGTCCCGTAACATCCTGTCTCAAGCTTCATGCCACCCTCCTGCATCACCTTATACAATTCAATCCCTTTATCCAACAGCCTCGCCTTACACAACCCATGAAGCAATGTGTTATATGTGCACACATTAGGATTACACCCCTTTGCTTCCATTTCCCCCAACAATGCCAATGCCCCAAGTGCATCGCCCTCCCTGCACATTCCATTCATCAAAGAAGTATAAGTAACTGCATCCGGAAAATGTCCCATTTCTGTCATGATGCCAAGAAACTTCTTAGCCTCCTTCACCCTCCCTGATTTTGATAGCCCATAAATCAAAGTATTATAAGTTACAAGGTCTGGCTCCACCCCTTCCTCCTTCATTTTCTCATACACATCCAATACCTCTCTACTTTGACTCAACATACAATGGCCCTTCATAATGGTATTGTATACATAACAATCAGGCTTATATCCTTCCTCACTCAAAACTCCCAACAACCGGGTAGCCTCTCGGAGATTCTTCCTATTACAGACATTATCGATCATAATTGTATACGTCACCAGATCAGGCTGTATCCCGAAGCCCTCCCTCATTTCCTTGATGAAACTATTCACAGTACTCAATTCCCTATTCCTTACAAGCTGTCTAACTAAAAAATTGTAAGTATATGAATCAGGAACCAAATTCTTGCCTGATAGATCCTTAACCAACTCAATGGCATCCTCTTCCCGTCCACAGGAGCAAAGGGTCCTCACAGCAATGTCCGTAGACACCTTATTTGGTGGAAAACCTTGGCTGGACATATAATTAAGCACCTGGTGGACGGATGAGATAGAAAAATCATTAGCTTTGCAAGATTGAACGAGAAGCACATTGTAAGTAGAGCTATCAGGGGAAAATGAAGGGTGAGTCTTGATCATGTGATTGAGGAAAAAGATTGAATCTTGAAGGGTCGCTCTGGATGAAAATGACTGGAGGACCGAATTACAGAACCTGAGGTCAAAGGGGGTTTTTCCTGGAGTTGATATAAGCTGATTGAAAAGGGTTTTGGCTTCTGAAATGCTAGGGGGATTGAAGGTGATTGCAGGGAGCTGAGATGTCATTTTCGATGGCAGTTTTGTGGGTTTTTTCTTGGGAATCTTTTTGTCTGCCCAATAAGGGAAATTTTCAGTGAGG
This sequence is a window from Coffea eugenioides isolate CCC68of chromosome 7, Ceug_1.0, whole genome shotgun sequence. Protein-coding genes within it:
- the LOC113777515 gene encoding pentatricopeptide repeat-containing protein At2g17670; amino-acid sequence: MGKFPPSMRGAKLPMNALMNKTPSQPHPLTENFPYWADKKIPKKKPTKLPSKMTSQLPAITFNPPSISEAKTLFNQLISTPGKTPFDLRFCNSVLQSFSSRATLQDSIFFLNHMIKTHPSFSPDSSTYNVLLVQSCKANDFSISSVHQVLNYMSSQGFPPNKVSTDIAVRTLCSCGREEDAIELVKDLSGKNLVPDSYTYNFLVRQLVRNRELSTVNSFIKEMREGFGIQPDLVTYTIMIDNVCNRKNLREATRLLGVLSEEGYKPDCYVYNTIMKGHCMLSQSREVLDVYEKMKEEGVEPDLVTYNTLIYGLSKSGRVKEAKKFLGIMTEMGHFPDAVTYTSLMNGMCREGDALGALALLGEMEAKGCNPNVCTYNTLLHGLCKARLLDKGIELYKVMQEGGMKLETGCYGTFVRALCRKGRVAEAYEVFDYAVESKSMTDVAAYSTLESTLKWLKKAREQGLAA